The Roseibaca calidilacus genome has a window encoding:
- a CDS encoding THUMP domain-containing class I SAM-dependent RNA methyltransferase, with amino-acid sequence MSDHTIFMACLPGFEPLLLAEAQGLGLPGATALPGGVEFTGGLAEVARANRESRLASRVMLRIGEFRAMHLAQLDKRLHKLPWAEWLRPDVPVRVEASCTRSRIYHQKAAAERLERAIADSVGAPIAADGLRVMLRIDDDLATISVDTSGEGLHKRGFKQFTGKAPLRETMAAGFLRQMGYDGTQPVLDPMCGSGTFLLEAAEIAAGLPPGRARSFAFEQFAGVRSLTAAPDISHPPVLRYYGYDRDQGAIQGARANAERAGVADWTSFACQPISALTRPDGPPGLVMVNPPYGGRIGNIGQLYGLYASLGKVLTEQFQGWRVGLVTTDAKLAHTTGLKLDGGPPIPHGGLRVRLFQSGPL; translated from the coding sequence ATGAGCGATCACACAATATTCATGGCCTGCCTGCCGGGGTTTGAACCGCTGCTTCTGGCAGAGGCGCAAGGCTTGGGGCTACCCGGTGCAACGGCGCTGCCCGGCGGGGTGGAATTTACCGGCGGGCTGGCGGAAGTTGCCCGCGCCAACCGCGAAAGCCGCTTGGCCAGCCGGGTTATGCTGCGCATCGGTGAATTCCGCGCAATGCATCTGGCGCAATTGGACAAACGGTTGCACAAGCTGCCTTGGGCCGAGTGGCTGCGCCCCGATGTGCCTGTGCGGGTCGAGGCAAGCTGCACGCGCTCGCGCATCTACCACCAGAAAGCGGCGGCAGAGCGTTTGGAGCGCGCGATTGCCGACAGCGTGGGCGCGCCCATTGCGGCGGATGGGCTGCGCGTGATGCTGCGAATCGACGATGATCTGGCGACCATCTCTGTCGATACCTCGGGCGAGGGGCTGCATAAACGCGGCTTCAAGCAATTCACCGGCAAAGCCCCCTTGCGCGAAACCATGGCCGCCGGGTTCCTGCGGCAGATGGGCTATGACGGAACCCAGCCGGTGCTGGACCCGATGTGCGGGTCGGGCACGTTTCTGCTAGAAGCCGCCGAAATCGCCGCCGGGCTGCCCCCCGGTCGCGCGCGTAGCTTTGCCTTTGAGCAATTCGCCGGGGTGCGCAGCCTAACTGCTGCGCCGGACATCTCTCATCCGCCGGTGCTGCGGTATTACGGGTATGATCGCGACCAAGGCGCGATTCAGGGTGCCCGCGCGAATGCCGAGCGCGCAGGTGTGGCGGATTGGACCAGCTTTGCTTGCCAGCCCATCAGCGCGCTGACCCGGCCCGATGGCCCGCCCGGTCTGGTCATGGTCAACCCGCCCTATGGTGGCCGGATCGGCAATATCGGCCAGCTTTACGGGCTGTATGCCAGCTTGGGCAAAGTGTTGACGGAACAGTTTCAAGGCTGGCGCGTCGGGCTGGTGACGACGGATGCCAAGCTGGCCCATACCACCGGCCTAAAACTGGACGGCGGCCCGCCGATTCCGCATGGCGGGCTAAGGGTGCGGCTATTTCAATCCGGGCCGCTCTGA